CTAGCCGACCACCAGCATAGGTTTTGTCATAGATTGGTCCTGAGTCTGCCatgattttcttcccttcatACATTACAACCCTAGAAAGAGACAACAGCTCAGCCACCTTTGGCAAGGTCCTGTGAGGCTCATCTTCATAGACACCCACTTTTCCTGTGATAATTACTTCAGATGAAAGGATGATGCTCACCTGATGTAGCCGGTCTTTGGTCTATGGCTAAGTCGCCATCTGTATGCAGTGAAGTCTTTCCAGCCTATGTGACGAGGATCATGCCACAAAGTTCTCACCTAtgaaaaaattttttttttttttataaaccaaAGACCAGAAATAACACAGCAGTTATTTTGACATGAAGGTGCCTTATTATTAAAGGCTGCAAGTAAGTAATTAGGCTCTGTAATAGCCTAAagatagaaataatagaaatcaactgcatttaaatttactttttaaatatgtaaattgGAAACTACAGCAGAAACAATTGATTCACTGCTGCTGGAAAGCCTGTCTACAGCAAGCAATCCCATGAATTGTATGCAATCTTTCCTAATCAAGCAAAAAATTGTAAGTCTGTTGGTCTTTGCCAAGAAACCAACATGATCAGCATGTGCAGGCCCCCTTTAAGTGTCTAATTTGCTGAAAGAACAGCCTGCTTTATGCAGAAGAGTATGTTATTGCACTGGAGTACTCATGTTATCACGTTAAGAGTACTTCAGCACTTAGTAAGTGGCACTCTTACCTGGCCAGGAGTGTTTCCTGTGTGCCACAGAGCATTACGAAGGTGTTCTCCTGGACCGGTGGTAGAATTCACAACTTTGATGGAGAGACCTGAATAGCCTTGAGCTTTAGTTGGTGTGGAGTCCCAGTAAGACTGGGTGATCTGCTTCCACATGACAACATAGAAACGACTGCTAGATTGGTAGCCAAATACAAAGCCAGCATAATCATCGTCCCTTTCTGTATTGATAAAGAAGGTACCACTGAAGTCCACAGCATTGAATTCATCAAAACCTATGGGGACATAAAGGAATAAAGTTTTAGGTGCTACTTTTTTACAATTCTTAAACAACTCAGTAGTTACTCAggttctctttctctcccccaccccaactaaaaaaaaaccaaaacaacaaaacaccacaacaaaacaacccccaccaacaaacaaacaaaaacaaaacaaaaaaccaacaacaacaacaacaaaaaattaaaccacCCCAAACTACAATGCCTGTTAAATTTATCCCCTTACCGACTGCAAGGCCAGGGTCACAGTTGACTGTCTGAACCAGTTCTTTACCCTGGTGACGAACAACCCAGTTTGGATCGTTTTGGGATGTTCCTTTGGGATCCAAGGGAATCATCTGAAATTTTCGGAAATCAGTCTCACTAATGTCCACATTTTCAGGGCAGATATCATCAATGTCTGGCACATTGTCTTGGTCAAAGTCATCTTTGCAAGCATCTCCACGTCCATCACCTGtaggataaaaataattttaccatTTTATTACCTCCACTGTTTACTTCTGAGCCTTACAGCTTGGAAGCTGAAGTCTGAATTGCAGATCTGACTGCCCAGGTACTTGGCAGACACATGACAGAAGCCACAGCAGCTACTGTATAAATGCCCCTTCACTCCAGCCTGATAGTGTGACTTAAGAGCATGTTGGATATGTAGTAATTTTTACATTCAGCTTCTTTACTCCTGAGAAGCACTTTACAacatgctggttttttttttctggtacagacattccaggttttttttttgttacttagTGTTGTCCAACATTAAATAGTGTGAAAAAAATTAGCATTAAACTATTGGAAGATACTCTTAAAATGTTACTATGATACTGGCTATCTTACCATCAGAATCAGCTTGATCTGGGTTGGCAACCAATCTGCAGTTATCTTTGTCATCAGGGATACCATCATTGTCATCATCGTGGTCACAGGCATCACCTTTTCCATCCTTGTCATGGTCAGCTTGATTGGCATTGGGCACATAGGGGCAGTTATCAAGGTTATTTTGATGGCCATCTTCATCTATGTCCTGGTTGTTGTCACACTGATCACCTATGAGATCTGAATCGGTGTCTTCCTGTCagaggtgaaaaaaacccaacattttaAAGACACTTAAAGAAGGCTGAGACAGGAGTCTCTGAAATAGGAGTGTTAATACATAGAATTAATTGAGGTTTCTGCTTGCTTTATCAAGGACTAAGATGGATATAGTGGGTAGATTAATACACACTTAACACTGCCTGTGCTAACTGGTTTTATGCTCCTTTAGTCttgttctggttttaatttgaaTTCACAGCATCAGAAAGCATTGTGGTCATCAGCTATCTTGTGCCTTTGCCACATGCCTCTTCTGTCACTAGCCTACCATACTGGATGCAGGGTACTTTCTCTCCtaccttccctggcagcagtggGGTTTCAGGGGCCAAATCAGGGTTGGACTACCCTGTAGTCAGTAGAGACATTAAACATTAAAAGTAGTCTACCAACACTTGGTTTTACATTTTCTACACCGCAGCCTAATTTTCTCTATCATAAATGCCCCGATTCATCAGTCAAGACATTTGTTCCCTGGTGGtgacagactgaattaactaaCTCGTGTGCTTGCTGATCACATATTTTAGCCAGTCATTTGTACAATCAGCTTCTAAGAAAAACAATCCCATCATCCCTGAGGTTACCTCACATTTAACCTAGCAGTCTTGTGAACACAAGTGGATGACCCTGGTGTAGACAGAAGACATACCATACACTGTGGGATTAGCTACTAATTCTGGCACTTGAAATCTAATATCTCCACTTCTAGAACTTGATTTCCTAATCAAATGTTTGGAAGGCCATTAGAGTCTTATAATTAAGATTTCACAGTCACAAGAGAAAGGATCTTCCTGAAAGGAGCTGCCTCAAAGATCTTCATGCACATTCCCTTCCTCAAGTGGGGAAGTAGTAAAGAAAGTGACAATGACTAAGACATTTTATAGTATCTGTTTAAATCCTTCAAGTAACACTGCTTTTAGGCTGCATGGCCACACTACACTACATTCCACTAATTTGCAACAGCTTTTCTAAACCCTCACACATTCCAGTTATATCCCTGTAGCTATTAAACTTAGTCTTTTAACTGACAGGATGTCACAGGCTTTATATACTTCTGCCTTCGGTTTTTGAATCAGTAAGTTGTGTGCAAGTCTGGATCCCCTTGATTTTTATTAAGGTGAATTTTAAGTGTCACAATATGCctttttctcagagaaaaagAACTTGTGCTGCCTTCTACTTACTGCTAGAAAAGTTATCTTCTGAAATGCAGTTGGCTTCAATCTCAGGGACAAAGTTTAAAGAACAACTCTGTGTCTAAGTGAACACAACACTACAGCTATGAAGAGAGTAGTTTCACTACCCACATTTTACACACTGCTCCCAAAGTATTTCATATTCTCACTGTGAGGATCACCACAACTGACAAACCCAAGAAATGTTTAGGTGACAAGTACGTGCAGTAGTCTCACAGATCTTCACTATGGCtacttttcaagaaaatatcTAGCAGTGGTTCAAACTGTGAGGGGCATGTTATTTGATAAAGGCAACATCTGAGAAAGTAATAAGAATGATTTTTGACAAGTCAAATTTCAGGTGTAACCTgttcaaatattttctacagCACACAAAATGCTGTACGTTTTAGCACACCAGTCCTCTACTTATATAACTCAAATCCTTTACCTGGTCAGGGTTGTGTTCCAGTGGACAGTTATCACACTGATCTCCAACACCATCCAAGTCTGTATCTCTCTGGTCTACATTGTAGACATACTGGCAGTTGTCCCTTTCATTAAGCACCCCTGTAAAAGTTCATGAATGAAAGTCAGACATCTAAATGCTGCAAAGGACTGTATAAAGCCACCACACAGTTCTTGGTacctttttaaagcattttgagCAGCATTTAAAAGCCTTGAAACATGACTCATCACTAGCTCAAGCACACTCTTCTGCTCCTTCTGCCTTGTGAGAGTGGAGCTAGAATTGAACTGTGCCAAAACATATATATTCCAAAGTCAATGTCCTTTAGCCCTAACTGTTCTTTCAGTAGCCTTCATGTCCTGAAACCAAGAGAACTTTTGTGTATTCAGGGATGAAATTCTGGTGGGAAATCAGGATTACATTGGGTTAATTAGATTCATCTAAAGGAGTGACTAGAGGCCACCTACCATCTCCATCAATATCTATTGCACATGCATCTCCTTCTCCATTGTTGTCAGTGTCACTTTGATCAGGGTTGTGATTGTAGGGACAATTGTCACAGCGGTCACCAACATCATCCCTGTCATAGTCATACTGCTGTGGGTTGTAGATGAATGGACAGTTGTCCTGCAACAGTgagaaaaattaagttttaaaagAGTCAAAGCTTTAACTCCATTCTGCTTATGCCTTTACTGCTAtatcaaaaaagaaataaaaggtgGGGAAACAGTTAAAGTTCAGATGCTACTATCTCAAAACACCCGTTGCTGGCATGAGTGTATGAATGGctgaatgaaaaatgaaaattgacTTCCAAAGCTCAaacagctgcagagagtttgtCTGCATAGTTATGCATATCTAAGGTTTCTAGGAtagctgtcagtgccagcaatTTCCTATGGTCCTCTCTTAAGGTAAGAAGCTAGACCCCAGCTTtgggaagggaaatgggaaagccACATTCAAGGCTGTTCTTTTCCGTTTCCTTACCCGGTCATCAGGAAtgccatcatcatcatcatcattgtcACAGGCATCACCAATCCCATCCTTATCATAGTCTTCCTGCCCTGAGTTAGGCAGATTAGGGCAGTTGTCCTACAAAGGAAAGTACAGAGATGTTCACTCCTGGCATTATTACAATATGGATTTGAGCAGGGAAAAATCTAATCATTAGGCAAAATCATAATGCCTCAATCAGGTAAGAGTAACCTTAATGTAATTCACACCATTTAAGCTAGTCATTACAGTGATAAGTCTTACAAAGCCactgttaaataatttttaaaagaaagattgGGTTGCTTTTAACAATCTTACCCTGCTTTTTGTCCCTTGGAGATTGCTCTCAGAACAAAGCTGATACATGTATGGCCTAAACTAGAATCTTCCTAGAACGTTTACAATAATCAGGATCCAATTTTTCCCACATCACAAGAATATATAAAGCAATACAGCAACAGCAAGAGCCTCCTAACAATACCTTGACAATGGTATCCTTACACCTCCTCTATCCCTAGAAGGTTATTTACAGAGAGACTAGTTTAATAGCTTAGGCTGTTATAATGGCAGATAGTGTAAGAGCATAAACTTACCTTTTTACAGTGGTAAGTAGCATTGGCAACACAAACCAGGTTCTCATTTGGCCATCCATCCAAGTCAGTATCTTCTCCACAGATGATGCCATTGCCAGCATAGCCTGGTTTACATTCACAGCGATACATGGGGTCACTGAAGTGGCCAAGGTAATTGCATTTGGCATTCTTGTTGCAGTCGTGTGTTCCATCTGTGCATGGATTACGGGGCTTGCAGACCTAGAAGACCACACAGAAATTAAACCCACTGAAAACATTGTTTAATCACTCACTTTTCTTCCAGGGATTCAAATACATCCTAATCAatccggaaaaaaaaaaaaaagcgcctCATATGTGGCTTTCTTCTGGTCCTCAACTCCAGAACCAGTCTTAGCACTAGCTATTTTTCTTGTTCAGACCTTATAAGTTATCAAATGGAACCAAGCACTAAGATATCTGAGGCACATACTATTGTATCAGTGAATACTGATTTACTCCTGAATTACTCCCAAAATTACCTGCAACCTCTGAACCCTCCACGACTGTGGAGGACAATGACTTTAAAACTCCTTTTGATCTCCAAAAGAAACTGGTAAATGCTTCTTCTGTTCTGAATCACAGAAGATGGTTTTATATTAAATGCTCCAAGTCTTTTTTTGCCTAAAACACATAGGTATTCTCTGTTTTTTTAGAAACTTTGAGATTTTGCAACCCAGCAAATTGACAATACCTGTTTGTTAGTCATGGCATCCTCAACACTGTGGCCAAATGGCTGTGTTCCAGTGAAACGTGGTGGACAAGGCAGACAGTTGTAGCCAGGTTCAGTATTCTCACACCTGTGCACTCCATTGAATATAAAGCAGGCATCAGGAACCTCTTTGCACTGAAATATGAGTTTGAGATAAAGAAGAACAACAGTTAACATTGTAAAACAGTGATTCTATTctccctttctgttttctttcattcccTTTCAAGGAGCAAACTATAGTCTTCTTACCTCATCAATATCTTGGCAGTGAATACCATCACCATGGTAGCCAGCAGGACAGGCACCACACTTCCAGGAACCATCAGGGGCGCTGGTGCACGTAGCCCCCGCAAAGCAGGGATTAGACAGACACCCATCTGTGAAACAAGCAAGGAAACGTTATGATAAAGGATGCTTTACCATGCTGCTACAGTACTGTATTTGGCTGATATTCTGGTTTAAAACCCTAGCACTTGAGGTCTGCAGACCTGACATTGGGATTTTCAAGATTATCAACAACCTTCAGATGTTTATGGGCAAATGGATACTCACCAATTGGACAGTCCTGTTTGTTGCAGACCTGAGTCCCTCTAGCTTCACCTACACAAGTCTTCCCACCATACTGAGGCTCAGGATTATTGCAGAGACGGCTTCGTTTCTGAAGTCCTCCTCCACACGTCACTGTGCAAGCATCCCATGGAGACCATGGTCCCCAGTTGCCATTAACTAAAGAGAGAAGTTAGAAAACATGTATAGCTTTAAATTCAATGCTACAGTTAGTTTCTATCTGACTAAGTGCTTTACTTCTGTAGTGAGAGAAGTTTAGACATTGTTCTGACAGAACAGACATGTCAGAAATGACAGAATTAATGGACTCCATGGAAAAGGCATAAAAGGCATAAAAATAGTTTAATCTGAAACTAACCTGTGAGGTTTCACATAGCCCACCTCTAAGTTTAAAGAGAGAAGAATACTAGAACAAGCTTATTTAGTGACTACTCAGGATGTTCACTATTTAAGCTACCAATTACTAGTTACCACCACTAGTTACTGGACACACTTACTTGGGCAAGGATCTTTCTGGcagggtttgttttctcttgcttcACCCTCACAAGGTTTGCCATTCAGCTGTGGTACTGGAGAGTTGCAAAGACGGATTCTAGTGATGATGCCCGTGCCACAGGTGACAGAACATGATGACCACGGTGACCAGTGACTCCAGCCACCATCCTGTTTAACTATAAGAGAGATTACTGTTATTCATAGTTTCAGCTGTACAGCACCTAGGACACAGCATGTACCAGGACTGTACCAAAGACTCCATGTGTAATGGATAGCCTCCTGACTGTCACAGTTCAAGTTTTGCAACTAGGGAAATTTCATACCTAAATTGGCATCACATTTCGTTCTGGGAGCAGTGCCCAAACATGCCTGCTTACTGCATTAACTATCTGCTCCCCTCTACCTTGTTAATACAAGTCCTTAAAGCTAGAAGCCCAGGATCCATGCCAGTGACAGAGCTACATGGTAATCCTCACTTTTGACATTAATCCAATAAAAGCAGCCCATTTTACCACCAGAATGAGTAGATTAAGTACTTACATCGCTTGTCGCACTCCTGAAGGTGGCAAGTCCGAGTCTGTACAGAGGAGCCTTCGCAGCGGTTATTGAGGCTGTCACAGGAACGGCCTCTCTGCTGAATCCCATTACCACAGGTCACAGAACATGAGGTCCATTCAGACCAAGGAGACCATCCATCATCTGCATAGTCGCTAGCTGCAGAGGGATACAGCTCTGAATAAGACTCCATGTACATGCTTCTCCATATCTTTTCTCCCACCCCTCTCTCCACAAAAAAAGGACATAACTGCCCTAGAAGCCACATGCATCTTCCTTCTTTGTATGAGATAAAGGCCATGAACTCAAACATTTCAGTATGTTACATAGtgtagaaaatatttgaacatGTATCACGTAATGGATTAGCCTCAAAGACCTATCAGCTTAACCTACTTCAGAAGTACAAGGTTACCCTTGGAGATCCAGTACTATCTGGTAtactgagcagagcagcacgTGTCTACTTAGATGTGGCCAACTGCTACAGAACTGTGGAAGTATTAAGTACTTACGCCAGCACCGAGGGCAGCACTCCCCATCAGGCACGGTGGCATTGGAACAAGGCATGAGAGGACAGGACACTTTCCGGCATATAGTAGCAGAGTTCTATAAAGAGTTGAGAATAGGTTACCGAGTGGAATATAAACAATGTCTGCAATCTGGGTCAGCAAGGGACCTTTTCAGCAGAACTTTAAGACTCAGTAGCATATTTAAAGCAGTGACCCTTGTATTTAGAGCTAATACAACCCAATTTTCAGTCAAACTTAATCTCTTTTCCATTCTCACCCATTATTTTTTagtcaaaagcagaaatattttggttcTGCAGAAGTTTATCAGCTAGCACATGCTGGCTCAAGTAAATGACTATTATGTGATACCCAAAGTACAAGGTCAGATTTCAAAGGAATGAAACAAGAATGAGAAGCCAACTTCCTTTTCAGTTAATATGGATTTAAGATGATTATATGGTAAAGATAAAATGAGTTTAGTGGACTCTGCTCAAGCACCATACAATCTAGAACTTATACTTTGAGGCTTTTATCTGTAAGCCAAACAGGCAGTGTAAGAATGCCCACCTCCAATCTCAACAAGAGCTAAAGGGCAGTCTGTAGTTTTGCTTCTTGAAGGTAGCAGCTTGGTCAGAAGAATGCTCTCATGATTACTATTTAATCTCCCCAAGCAAATTACTAGATTAAGGCTATTACAGCTAACATTGAGTAAGCAGGTTGGCAGGAACGAGGCAAATGCAAAAGTCACAGTATCATTTGCTGACTACAAGACAAAAGATGTAGAAGAGCTAAAGAAGCAGACGTAGAATATGAGTTGCCTTGTACTGCACACATACAAATAGTTGACTTTTAGTTTCTAAAGAGTGGCACACTAGTTAACCCACTCTTTGGTACACTGGTACTCCAAAATGCTTTTGCTAAAGTATAGTTAAATGGAACAAGTGAATAGTTTAAAGAAACCCTGAAACTGTATGTTTTGTGCATATTTACAACATTCAGCAGAAGTGAAACAAAGCTTTAAGTATTTTGCCAGGTGATTCTGGGATTTAAACAGCTAAACTGAGATCCAAAAGGGATTGCTGTTCCATATAATCTGCAAAAGCTAATAGGACACACCAAGAAGCATTTTCTAGATAAACACCACAAGTTTAAGTGGTACTGAGTACTAGAATGTCTTTTTCTACTAAGTCAGCAGGAGGTTCTGTGAGGACAGAAGGTAGATCTAGCAAAGCTGATAGTACTATACATTTATTCTGTTGATGCTGACTTTTAGTTACTGATGGACTTATGTAAAGAATACAGGCATTCTCCAAATGTAAAGAATACAGGCATTCTCCAAATTAAGGAACTAAAAGTGTTAATAGCTATATCAGAGTGCTGTTTCATATAATTTTCTAGAATACTGCTGTTGAGACAAGGTATTGAAGCTGCCTTATAGCAGAGATCTAGTAGAATTAAATAAATGGAGTGATTCTATAGCTTCTCTAGTATTCCCAGTTCTGTGTATGATTCACTCTTTCTAACAAACAACGCAA
This genomic stretch from Cinclus cinclus chromosome 6, bCinCin1.1, whole genome shotgun sequence harbors:
- the THBS1 gene encoding thrombospondin-1 yields the protein MGPATALCLLLLVLGGSETKRTAESRNDDNSVFDLFELTGFMRKGAGRRGPGVYLVKGPESSSPAYRIEDASRIPAVPDSKFQDLLDAIHAEKGFILLATLRQAKKSRGTLLSVEQKDGSGHVFSLVSNGKAGSLDLSLSVDGKQQLVSVEDVLLATGHWKNITLFVQEDRAQLYVGCEKMENAELDIPIQNIFTRDLASSARLRIAKGGVNDNFQGLLQNVRFVFGTTLETILRNKGCSSSTSAIITLDNPINGSSPAIRTNYIGHKTKDIQAVCGFSCDELTNMFVELQGLRSMVTTLQDRVRKVTEENEIIAKVVQITPGACIHNGVLHKNKEEWTIDSCTECTCQNSATICRKVSCPLMPCSNATVPDGECCPRCWPSDYADDGWSPWSEWTSCSVTCGNGIQQRGRSCDSLNNRCEGSSVQTRTCHLQECDKRFKQDGGWSHWSPWSSCSVTCGTGIITRIRLCNSPVPQLNGKPCEGEARENKPCQKDPCPINGNWGPWSPWDACTVTCGGGLQKRSRLCNNPEPQYGGKTCVGEARGTQVCNKQDCPIDGCLSNPCFAGATCTSAPDGSWKCGACPAGYHGDGIHCQDIDECKEVPDACFIFNGVHRCENTEPGYNCLPCPPRFTGTQPFGHSVEDAMTNKQVCKPRNPCTDGTHDCNKNAKCNYLGHFSDPMYRCECKPGYAGNGIICGEDTDLDGWPNENLVCVANATYHCKKDNCPNLPNSGQEDYDKDGIGDACDNDDDDDGIPDDRDNCPFIYNPQQYDYDRDDVGDRCDNCPYNHNPDQSDTDNNGEGDACAIDIDGDGVLNERDNCQYVYNVDQRDTDLDGVGDQCDNCPLEHNPDQEDTDSDLIGDQCDNNQDIDEDGHQNNLDNCPYVPNANQADHDKDGKGDACDHDDDNDGIPDDKDNCRLVANPDQADSDGDGRGDACKDDFDQDNVPDIDDICPENVDISETDFRKFQMIPLDPKGTSQNDPNWVVRHQGKELVQTVNCDPGLAVGFDEFNAVDFSGTFFINTERDDDYAGFVFGYQSSSRFYVVMWKQITQSYWDSTPTKAQGYSGLSIKVVNSTTGPGEHLRNALWHTGNTPGQVRTLWHDPRHIGWKDFTAYRWRLSHRPKTGYIRVVMYEGKKIMADSGPIYDKTYAGGRLGLFVFSQEMVFFSDLKYECRDS